The following proteins are co-located in the Solanum pennellii chromosome 1, SPENNV200 genome:
- the LOC107019897 gene encoding uncharacterized protein LOC107019897, producing the protein MTSSDNFVQPAILRFDGHYDNWSMLMENYLRSKDYWNVVESGVAEPATGATEAQKIKFEVLKLKDLKANNYLFQTIDCSILETILCKETSKKIWDSMKKKYQVNVKAKRSREAIADFFSRTMAISSNMRIHGEQMQDVTIVEKILRSMTPKFNFVVCSIEDSKAIDELSIDELQCSLLVHEQKIIQHDKEAHALKATTDNPSKTSGGQDRGRGRSRGRGSYSREFRTNLNRQSAEVSNFAEKEEEVSLLMVCYASEETRQNLWYLDTRCSNHMCGDKKAFSELDESFRNTVKFGDNSVVSVIGKCNVTLHDKTTLFM; encoded by the exons ATGACTTCCTCAGACAACTTCGTACAACCAGCTATTCTGCGCTTCGATGGTCACTATGATAATTGGAGCATGCTCATGGAGAACTACTTGAGGTCCAAGGACTATTGGAATGTTGTTGAATCTGGAGTAGCAGAACCAGCAACAGGAGCTACAGAAGCtcagaaaataaaatttgaagtcttaaaattgAAAGATCTTAAGGCTAATAATTATCTGTTTCAAACTATCGATTGTTCCATTTTGGAGACTATTCTTTGCAAAGAAACCTCCAAGAAAATTTGGGACTCCATGAAGAAGAAGTATCAAGTCAATGTGAAGGCAAAAAGG TCACGAGAGGCAATTGCAGATTTCTTTTCAAGAACTATGGCAATTTCAAGCAATATGAGAATCCATGGAGAGCAAATGCAGGATGTCACCATTGTTGAGAAAATCCTTCGATCAATGACAccgaaatttaattttgttgtcTGCTCTATCGAAGATTCGAAAGCTATTGATGAACTCTCCATTGATGAATTGCAATGTTCTTTGTTAGTTCATGAGCAGAAAATAATCCAACACGACAAAGAAGCGCACGCGTTGAAAGCAACCACAGATAATCCTTCTAAAACAAGTGGAGGTCAAGATAGAGGCCGAGGTCGGAGTAGGGGGAGAGGAAGCTATAGTCGAG AATTTCGAACAAATTTAAATAGACAGAGTGCAGAAGTATCTAACTTTGcagagaaggaagaagaagttTCTCTCTTGATGGTGTGTTATGCAAGTGAAGAAACTCGACAAAATCTGTGGTATTTGGACACCCGGTGTAGCAACCACATGTGCGGAGACAAGAAGGCATTTTCTGAATTGGATGAAAGCTTCCGGAATACCGTCAAGTTCGGTGATAACTCTGTTGTATCTGTCATAGGAAAATGCAATGTCACTTTACATGACAAGACAACTCTTTTCATGTAA